In a single window of the Rhodamnia argentea isolate NSW1041297 chromosome 2, ASM2092103v1, whole genome shotgun sequence genome:
- the LOC125313730 gene encoding cinnamoyl-CoA reductase 1-like, giving the protein MAMVERTLCVTGAGGSLASRVVKILLSQGYIILCTVRDPSDAKYAHLKELDKASEKLRLFKADLLDYNSLRLAIEGCCGVLHVASPVPSSSVSNPEVRVSPAYSFVTMSNPKVLFSQTVFRC; this is encoded by the exons atggcGATGGTGGAGAGGACATTGTGCGTGACCGGAGCTGGAGGCTCTCTTGCTTCGCGGGTCGTCAAGATTCTTCTCTCCCAGGGCTACATCATCCTCTGCACAGTCAGAGATCCCA GTGATGCAAAGTATGCTCACTTGAAGGAACTAGATAAAGCATCTGAGAAATTGAGACTCTTCAAGGCGGATTTACTTGATTATAATTCGCTCCGCTTGGCAATTGAAGGATGCTGTGGGGTTCTCCATGTTGCTTCTCCGGTCCCTTCCTCCTCTGTGTCAAACCCTGAGGTGAGAGTTTCCCCGGCATATAGCTTTGTGACTATGTCAAATCCCAAAGTTTTATTTTCACAAACAGTGTTTAGATGTTGA